CTGACCTGCTGCGGGCTGGCCGTGCCCACGTTGAACCAGACCGGGGAGTTGAAGGAGAAGACCTGGTGCACGAGCATGTGGGTCAGCTCGTGCTCGAAGATCTCGGCGTCCTCGTCGCCGGCGAAGTAGCCGTGCTCCTGGCCCGCCTTGCGGTAGGTCTGCACGACCCGGTCGACGACCTGGCGCAGCGAGGTCTCCCGCTGCGGGGTGCCGAGCGCGCCGCGGAAGTACTTGGTGGTGACGATGTTGGCTGCGTTGACGGACCAGAAGTCCGGGAACTCCACGCCGTACTGCTCGAAGTTGACCGAGCCGTCGCGCCAGTTCGTCATCACGACGTCACGGGATTCCCAGGTGACGGCGTCGTACGGGTGTACGCCGGGGGTGGTGTAGACACGCTTCACCCGCAGACCCCGACCCTCGGTCGCGTCGCCCCTGCCGTTCTGTGCCGGCACGGTCGCTCCCTTCTTGCCGTTGCGGCGCGCGGCCGCGCTGATGGTCTCCGTCATGTGAACAGTCCTCTCCCTACCCTCGACCCATTACCAACGTCTCGCCGGCGCAGTGGCTTCCCGACCAACGCGACCCGCCCGGGGCCAACGGTCCCCGGTCTCCCGATCCACAGTTTTCAATCCACCCGAGCGAACCCACGTCGCGGGTTCAGGGCACGTGCACGGACTGCTCGACGGGCTCGACCCCGTCTTCGTCCGGCTTCGCGTCCAACTCGGCTTCGGCCTCGCGCAGCTCCGCGATCGCCTGCTCGAAGTCCTCCAGCGATTCGAACGCCCGGTAGACCGAGGCGAACCGCAGGTAGGCGACCAGGTCGAGCTCCCGCAGCGGCCCGAGTATCGCGAGCCCGACCTCGTGGGTGGGCAGCTCGGCCACACCCGAGGCGCGCACCGCCTCCTCCACGCGCTGGGCCAGCAGCGCCAGCTGGTCCTCGGTGACCGGACGGCCCTGGCAGGCCTTGCGCACGCCGGCGACGACCTTGTCCCGGCTGAACGGCTCGGTCACCCCGGACCGCTTGACCACCAGCAGGGTGGCCGTCTCGACCGTGGTGAACCGGCGTCCGCATTCCGGACAGGACCGCCGCCTGCGGATGGCGGTGCCGTCCTCGGTCGTGCGCGAGTCGATCACCTTCGAGTCGGTGTAACGGCAGAACGGGCAATGCACGGGTCCGCGGTCCCTTCGACTCGGTGGCCGGCCGCACCGAAAGGGCGCGCCCGAGTGCGCCCATGACAACCAGCACTTGCTTTGATACCACAAGTTCTAGGCGCCATGGACTTGTTCCCTACAAGATGTAGGGGTAAAGGTAGCCTTCCGCCGACGGCCGTGCAAGCCGCGCGCCACCCGATCGGCCCCATCCTCATCACCCCGGCCAGCTACGCAGAGCGATCCGGGCAGGTGGTCGAGACGGGCCGCGATCACCACGCGGCAAAATCCGCAAGAGCGTTCGGCGTAAATTCCTTCGACCGGATGAATTCGCTTGTCCGGACCGGGAAAAACGCCGCAGATGGCGCAAGATTGCTCTCGGGAGCAGGTCGTCCGGCGGCGGGCGGGCGCGGCCCGCCGCCGAAGGTGACGACGCCTCATTCGAACAAGTGTTGGGCACTTGTCGGTACCCTCGGCTACCTTGGTCGGTGAAAGGGAGGAAGGGGATTATCCGAGATGAGCGGACAAGGCGTCGTGCGACAGCGCAAGGGCCCGGCGGCGGAGAAGCCGCGCGGCGCCGCGGCGGCGGAGAAGACGGCGGCTAAGGGCGTCAAGGCGGTGACCGCCGCGAAGACGCGCGGTGCCGGCCGGGCCGCGGGCGGCGGCGGAGGTGGCGGCGGCAAGAGCGAGCCGGGCGGCGGGCGCGGGGAGCCTGCCGTGACGAAGGTCCCGCTCGCGCTGCGGCTGACCGACCGGCAGTGCCGGATCATCGAGGTCATCCAGGACTCGATCGACCGCCGCGGCTACCCGCCGTCGATGCGTGAGATCGGCGAGGCGGTCGGCCTGAACTCGACCTCCTCCGTGCGCCACCAGCTGGTGGTGCTGGAGAACAAGGGCTTCATCCGGCGCGACCCGAACCGCCCGCGTGCCTACATCGTGCGCGGCCCGAGCGACCCGACCCAGTCCTGGCGGGCCCGGATGGCGCAGACCGCGCCGCAGGGCGGCCAGCCGGCCGCCGCCGCGGGCGACCATCCGCAGGGCCGGATGCAGTCGGCCATCTCCACCCTCGGCAGCTCGATGGCCGCCGGCGCCCAGTCCGCCCTCGCCGCGCTCGGCGCCCTCGGCGGCTCCGTCGGCGCGATGGAGTTCGTCCCGCTCGTCGGCCGGATCGCGGCCGGCGGCCCGATCCTGGCGGAGGAGTCGATCGAGGAGCTCATCCCGATGCCGCGGGCCATGGTCAGCGACGGCACGCTGTTCGCGCTCACCGTCGTCGGCGACTCGATGATCGAGGCCGGGATCATGGACGGCGACACCGTGGTGGTGCGCCAGCAGCAGTCCGCCGAGTCGGGCCAGATCGTCGCCGCCATGATCGACGGCGAGGCCACGGTCAAGCAGCTCAAGATCCAGCGCGACGAGGGCCGGTACGAGGTCTGGCTGATGCCGCGCAACCCGAGCTACGACCCGATCCCCGGGGACAACGCGGTGGTGCTCGGCCGCGTCGTGACGGTGATGCGGCGGCTGTAGCGCAGCCGCAGGGCGAGGACGCGGTCGGTGGCGCGCTCGGTGGGTTCGGCAGGCTCGACGGCTCCTGTGGTGGGTGAACCGGCGAGCGTGGCCTCGAGTGCTCGACTGCTCGAGTGAGTGTTGCTGTGGGCTGACGGTGGGCGGCGAGCGGTGGTGGTCGCCCACCCGGCGGCGTGCCGACGTGGCCTGATACGCAGGCACGACGCCGGATCGTTGAGAGCCAGCTCCGGCTGACGCCACGATAGGTCGCGCGTCATCGGGCTGAGCTCCCGAGCCGACGAGTCTCCAGACGTCATCCGCCATCAGGCCACGAACCGTCTGGCCCGCGCGCGGGCCCGGGGGGCTCAGGCGTCAGTCGCTGCTGAGGGCGGCGGCGCGGCGCCGTGCCAGGTCGCCGCCGATGGCGCCGCCTGTGGCGACGGCGGCCAGGCCGAGGAGGCCGAGCTTCTGGCCGAGCCGGTGGCGGCCGCCGCAGCGGGCGACGATCGAGCTGATGTACAGGACGAGGCCGACGGAGTTGGCGACGGCGTGGACCGCGCCGATGCGCTTCGTGTCGGGGTTGAACTCGGCCCAGTCGGCCAGGCCGGTCACCGCGGCGGGGACGGCGGCGATGACGCCGAGGACGGTCAGGTCGCGGGCCTCTTCCGGCCGACCGGCCAGGTCCATGATGCTCGCGGCCATCCAGGAGCCGACCGGCAGGTGCACGAGCGGCTGGTGCACGGGGTGGCCCAGCCAGCCGACACCGCTGAGCTTGTGCCGGATGCCCTCGGGGATCTGGCCCGCGATCTGCTCGAGGGGCCCGACGACCTGGTCCAGCGAATCGGTCTGTCCGACGCTGTCGAGGGCGGTGGGCAACGCGGTTGAGCGAGCGTCTGTCATGGCGACGGGGTACCCGCGAAAAATCGGACAAATCGGCGCGTTAGCGCTATCGGGTGTTCCCGGGCGCATCGAGACCGAGTGGGCCACCCGGATAGCCGCCAAGCCGACGATAGGGACGACGACGGCGAGGACGGGGACGGGACGCCGCAGAGCCGTGAAACGCGGCCGCGCCTGCAGCCTGCGCTGGCTCCCGCCTACTCCTTCTCCTCTTCCTTCTTCTCGCGGTCCTTGGCCGCCTCGTCCAGCCTGCGGAGCGCGGCGTAGACCGTCTCGGAGTCGCTGGTCGGCCAGAAGTCGGGCAGGCCCGCGCGCAGGAAGCTGCCGTAGCGGGCGGTGGCGAGGCGGGAGTCGAGGACTGCGACGACTCCGCGGTCGGCGGAGGAGCGGATGAGGCGGCCGGCGCCTTGGGCGAGCAGGAGGGCGGCATGGGAGGCGGCGACGGCCATGAAGCCGTTGCCGCCGTTGCGGGCTACCGCTTCCTGGCGGGCGGTGGCCAGCGGGTCGTCGGGGCGGGGGAACGGGATGCGGTCGATGATGACCAGCTGGCACGAGCTGCCGGGGACGTTCACGCCCTGCCACAGCGACAGCGTGCCGAACAGGCAGGCCTTCGGGTCCTCGGCGAAGCGCTGGATCAGCTGCGGCAGCGAGTCCTCGCCTTGGCACAGGACGGGCAGTCCCAGATAGTCGAGCCGTCCGCGCATCTCCCTGGCCGCGAGGTCGGCGGCGCGCATGGACGAGAACAGGCCCAGCGTCCGGCCGCCTGCGGCGGCGATGAGCTCCGCGATCTCCGAGAGCTGCTCCTCGCCGAGTTCACGGCCGGGCGCGGACAGGTGCTTGGCCGTGTAGAGGATCCCCTGCTTCGGGTAGTCGAACGGGGAGCCGACGTCGAGGGCTTGCCAGGGGATGGGGTGGTCGGCGTCGGCGTCGGAGCCGGTGGCGGTGGTGTCGTCGTCAGCCCCGGCTGGGGCGGTGTCAGTGGCGGCCGCCGGGGCACGCTCGGGGCGCGCTTCGAGGCGGTCGGCGCGCTCGGCGGCGTACAGGCCGAGGGAACCGGCGACGTTGTCGAAGTCGCCGCCGATCTTCAGCGTGGCCGACGTCAGCACGGCCGGGGTGCGGGCGAACAGTCGATGCCGGAGCTGCTGCGCCACCGACAGGGGGGCGATGCGCAGGGCGGTGGAGCGCTCGCCGCGGTCGAGCCAGACCACGTCGTACTCAGAGCTCTGCAGCAGCCGGTCGGCGAGCTCGAAGATCTGCTCCACGCCCGCCTGGGCCTGCCTGCGCGCGCCCTCGTCGCCGCCGCCGGACTTGTCGCGGTTGCGGCCGAGGGCGCTGACAGCCTCGCGGGCCGCGTCGCGGAGCATGGTCAGGGCGTCGGCGAGGGGTTCGGGGAGCTGGGTGAACCGGCCGGCCTCGGCCTCGTCGAGCTCCACGGCGAACTCTGCGGCGGCGAGGTCGAGACGCTGCGAGACGGCTTCGTCCAGCTGGCGGTGGCAGCGGCGGGCGGCGCGCTCGGCCAGGCCCGCCGTCAGCTCGCCGGAGTCGGCGCCGGTGGCGCGGGAGACGAGCTCGTGGGCCTCGTCGATGATGACGGCGTCGTGCTCCGGCAGGACCTTGATCTCGCCGTCGAAAGTGTCGATCGCCAGCAGCGCGTGGTTGGTCACGACGAGGTCCGCGGCGCGGGCTCGCTCGCGGGCGGCTTCGGCGAAGCAGCTGGTGCCGAACGGGCACTTGCCGGCGCCGAGACACTCGCGGGAGCTGACCGAGACCGCGGTCCACACCCGGTCGGGGACGCCGGGGGCCAGGTCGTCGCGGTCGCCGGTGTCCGTCTCCTCGGCCCAGTCGCGCACCCGCAGCACGTGCCGGCCGAGGTCGGACAGGGCCTTCGGGTCGAACAGGCCGTCCTGCTCCTCCTCGTCCCCGGCCGAGTTGATCTTGTTCAGGCAGACGTAGTTGTTCCGGCCCTTGAGCAGGGCGAACTCGGGCGCGCGGCCGAGCAGCGGAGCGAGCGCGCCGCTGATCAGGGGCAGGTCGTGGGCCACCAGCTGGCGCTGCAGGGCCAGGGTGGCGGTGGCCACGACGACGCGGCGCTCCTTGCGGGCCAGGGTGTGCGCGATCGCCGGGACCAGGTAGGCCAGCGACTTGCCGGTGCCGGTACCGGCCTCCACCAGCAGCGGGTCACCCTGCGCCATCGACTCGGCGACGGCCTTGGCCATCTGCTGCTGGCCCGGTCTGGGCGTGCCGCCGACCGCCGCCACCGCCGCGTCGAGCAGTTCGTCCAGAGCAGGCTTTCCCATGGCGGACAAGCCTACGGGGTGGTTCCGACACCGTGTACCGGCCTCGTCACCTCAGCCGCCGCACCGGCCGCACCCACCCCGCCGACCTCTCCAGCCGGCCGCCCTCGTCAGGTGGTCCCGCCGGCGATGCAGCCGGGGCCGGTGGAAGTCGGGCTCGGCTCCGCGGACTCCTGGGTGAGCAGGTTGCCGGTGGCGTACGGATCCAGCGAGCCGGTCTCGTTCGGGAGCGCGCCGTTGTCGGTGAACTGGGGGTTGACGTAGCCGTCGTACTGGAAGCACTGGTCGTTGGCGAACTGGTCGTGGTAGTTGTCGATCCAGGCCTTGTCCGGGTTCACCTCGTAGCCGGCGTTCGGGTTCACGACCTCGATCTCGACGGTCCGGTGCACCACGACGCGCTGATGGTCCGAGGTGTCGCCGGAGACCGGGGCGACCGCGTAGACGAACGAGTAGTTCGCGGTCAGCTCGACGGCGTCCTTGTGCGAGCCGGCGGCTTCCGACATCGAGCCGGACACCTTCACGGTATGCCCGAGCAGGGTGGTCGTCTTGGGGTTGAAGCGGGTCAGCAGGTCGGTCGGGTCGTTCTGGTAGCTCGGGTGGGCGAGGTCCTTCGTGAGTTGCTTGGCCATTCCGCTGGCCGGGTCGAGCAGCTTCGTATAGTCCGCGGTGGATCCGCCGTCGAGGATCGTGGCGTCGAGGTTGCCGGCGGCCATCACCTTGTACAGGAGCTGGTAGCCGGCGGCCACGTCGCTCTTGCTCACGCCGTTGAGCGCCTTCGCCGTCGGGACGACGAATCCGGCCTCGTTGTTCTTCCAGTCGATCGCCGGGGAGCCGGCGAAGTACGCGTCGTCCGGGTCGGCGTAACTGGGCGACGGGCTCGGCGAGGGGCCGGTGTCGGCCCACGGCGCGGCGGTGCCGGCCGGGGACATGTTCAGCGGTGGCACGGTGCCGTGGCTGTCTTTGCCGGTCGCGTAGAAGCCGGCGCCGAGCAGGCCGACGACCACGACGAGGGCGATCGGCTTGCCTATTCGCCTGCGCCGACGAGACTTGGTCTGCACGCTCTTGTAGCTCTCGCCCCAGGATTCCCCCCGCGCCGAGCCGGCCTTGCTCGACGGCGTCAGCGTGGACGGGCCGTCAGCGCGCCAGGCCACCGGCTTCGGCGGGTTGACCGACCATTCGGCCCGCAACTGCCGGGTGCGGGCCGACTCCTCCTTGGCCGCTTTGCCGCTTACGGCCGAGCCGTCGATCTCAGCCACCATCCGCGCGAAACGCTCGTCCACGGACAGGCCCGCGTCCTCGGGGCCGGGGCCCTCGGACTCCGCCCCGGGCGGGTCTTTGCGATCTGACATCTATTCAATTCTCAATTCGCTGGCTGCCGCGGGCGAAGCGACCTAGCCCGCTAACGGATTCAGGACGCTACCATACGGCTCCACGTGCGGCCGTGTGGAGCGATCCCGATATCCATCGAGCAACAATCGATTGCGATTCAGGCACAGTCGGTCGATCTCCGGGGTGGCGAGATCGAACAGCGCGTAACGCTCGGCGCGCTCGGGGAACCGGGCCCGGTACGCGGCCATCTCGACCCGCACGGCGGCCCAGAAGCGGTCCGAGGGGACGCCGAGGTGCTGCTCGAGCAGGTCCGCGAGGTAGCGGAAATGGCCCACGAACAAGGCCCCGTGCAGGAACTGGCACAGGTACGCGGGCTGCTCGCGCAGCAGCACGGCGGCCGCGTCCTCCGGCAGGGAGGCGAGTTCGGGCAGGTCGACGGCGGCGATGTTGACGTCGTCGACGAAGTCCTTGATGGCCAGGCGGGTCGGGCATTCGTCCTGGTCGAACACGACGACCGCGTTCTCCCCGTGTGGAGAGAACGCCGTGCCGTACGCGTAGAGGAAGTGCAACAGCGGCGGAAGGATCGCGTGCAGCAGCAGCGCAAGCCATTCCGGCGCGGACTTGCCCGAGCGCCCGATCAGTTCCGTCACCAGCGGGCGGCCGTCCGCACCGATCGAGAGCAGCGATGCCAGGGTCCTGGCCCGCTCCCCCGGCTCGAGCGCCGGCGGCAGCGGCTCGCGCCAGATCGCGCCGAGCAGCTCGTGGTACTGATACGGGATGTTCGGCATCCGGTCGAGCACGCCGTGCCGCACCGTCACCGACGCGGTCTCGCCGAGCAGGATCACCCGGCAGTCCGCGGACAGGAACGCGTCCGCCGCGGCCAGGCCCTTGAGCCAGGCGGTCACGGCGGGGGCGGCCAGGGTCCGCTCGGTGGGCAGGCCGCGCCAGACCATCGTGTTGAGGATCGAGAGCGGCAGCTTCACGTGCCGGCGGCCGGGCCGGCTGATGTTGCTGAAGGTGCGGATCGACTGCTGCGGCAGGTAGACGTCGTCGCCCTCGCCGAGGAACACCATCCGGGCGTCGGACAGCTCGGCGCCGAAGAGCGTCTGGACCATCTCATCCCACTGCCACGGGTGCACCGGCAGCCACCAGTACCGGGCCGGGTTGCAGCCGCGCCGGATCAGCTCGGCGCCGAAGCGCACCCGCTCGGCCGGCGAGAGCTCCTCGGTGTAGAGGCGGCGGGCGGTCAGGCCCGGCACGGCGCGGTAGTCGGCCACGTCGTCGCGCACGGCGATCCACATCAGCCGGCCCGGCACCCGCGACTCGGGCGCGTAGAGCTCGGTGTCGGAGACGGAGAAGCCGAGCCGGCCCTTGTTGAACGCGATCCACGGGTGGCCGGTCTGGCAGCCTTCGAGCTCGGCGTAGCCGAAGTCGGCGAGCTCCTTGGCCGAGTGGCGGGCCCGCTCGGCGATGCGCACGTCCGCGGCGAGGGTGGCGGCGAACTCGCGCACGAGGTGGCCGGCCGTGTCGCCGGCCAGGCCCAGGGTGCCCTGGGCGTCGGCGAGGAACTCGAGCGGGTCGGCGGCCGGATGCCCCTCCCGGCGCAGCGATCCGGGCTCGACGAACCAGCACCCGTATGCGCCGCGGCGGGCGCGGAAGGCGTACTCGGTGCGGATGGGCGAGGCGGCCGGGCCGGCCGCCTCGTCGACCGCGGCGTGCACGGTGAGCCGGTACCAGCCGTTCTCGCCGGGGACCGCCTCCGGCGAGATCAGCTCCTCGTAGGCGAACTCGCCGAGGGTCTTGGCCAGCAGGTCCCGGCCGGCCGCGCGGCGCAGCAGGGCCGGGTCGGTCTCAACCGCGATCCGGGGACGCGGGGGCGGCGTCATCGACTCCGGCCGGCGCTGCGCCGGAGTCGGCGAGATCGGCGGGATCGGCGGGGCCGAGCGGGGCGCCGGGGTCGCCGGCGCCGGGCTCGAGGCCGTCGGCTCCGCGGGCCCCGGGCTCGCCGGCGCCGCCGTCGGTCCCGTCGCCTGCCGCTCGCTGCCGTCCTCGGCGCAGGGCCGCGGGACGCAGGGCTCCGGCGACGTCGACGGCGCCGCTGAGGGGGTGGGCTGTGCTGCGGGTACGTCGCTCACGGCGGTCCTCCGGCTGGCTGGGGATCTGCGGTTGGGACGGCTGCGGGGCGGCCGGCCGGTCCGCGGCGGGGCGTTGGGCGTGCCGGGGCCGGCCGGGCGCGGCCGGGGTGGGCCGGATCCCCGGGTCGGCGGCCGCGGCCGCGGCGGGGGTGAAACTGGTGTGCGCGGTGCGGCGGGGCAGCCGGTAGACCTCGCGGCCGGCCACCGCGTTGAGGATCACGGCGGCCCGGAACGCGCCGAGGCCGAGGTCGGGGGTGCCCACGCCGTGCGTGTGCAGCTCGGCGTTCTGGACGTAGAGCCCTGCGTCGGTGCCGGTCAGCGCGACCCGGTGGTCCCGGCCGATCACCGGACGGCCGCGGGAATCGCGCAGCACGAGGGCTTCCATCGGGGCGAGCAGGGTCGGCTGCCGCGGGGCGTAGCCGGTGGCCAGCACGAGCCGCTCGGTGGTGACGGTGCAGGAGCCGCGGCTGCGGGTGTGGACGAGGTCGATCTCGAGGCCCGCCGGGTCGTCTTCGCCCTCGTGCACCCGCCCGCCGACCGCCTCCACGCCCGGCAGCAGCGTCACGCCGGTGGCGTCGAGGCCGTGCGGGTGGGTGCGCCGGTCGAGCTCGGCGCGGATCTCGGCGAGCGTCTCGGCCGAGACGGCCTTGTAGAGCCGGCCCTGGCCGGCCAGCAGCTGGTCCCGGGTCGGCTCGGCGAGGGCGTGGAAGTAGTCGGTGTGCTCCGGGGTGAAGTGTTCGAGGCCGATCTTCGAGTACTCCATCGGCTCGAAGGCGCCCGAGCGGGTCAGCCAGCGCAGCCGGCGGCCCGGCCGGTGCCAGTCGCGCAGCAGGTCCAGCACGATCTCGGCGCCGGACTGGCCGGAGCCGAGCACGGTCACGTCGTCGGCGGCGCGGATCCAGTCGGCCCGGTGCAGGTAGTGCGCGCTGTGCGCGATCAGCGCGCCGCCGTCTGCGCACAGCTCGCGCAGCGCGGCCGGGACCACGGGCTCGGTGCCCAGGCCCAGCACCACGTTCGCGGCCAGCACCGTGCGCGGCGTGCCGTCCGCGGCGTCGAAGCAGACCACGAATCCGTCCCGGCCGTCGGCCAGCCGGGCCTGGCGGACCGCGGTGACCCGGCAGCCGAAGCGGCAGGAGCCGAGGCCGGCCGCGACGTCGCGGCAGTAGGCCTCGTACTCGATCCGGGGCACGTGCCAGGACTCGCCGAAGTAGAACCCGAAGAGCCGCTCGTGCTCGCGCAGCCAGGCCAGGTAGCCGTGCCGGCTGGTCGGGTCGACCAGGCTGACCAGGTCGGCGAGGAAGGGCACCTGCAGGGTGGCGCCGTCCACCATCATCCCGGGGTGCCAGCTGAAACCGGGATTCTCGTCCAGGAACAGGCAGCCGAGGCCGGGCACCGGCTCGGCGAGGGCGGCGAGGGAGAGGTTGAACGGTCCGAGGCCGACCCCGACGAGGTCGTAGAGTTCGGCGCTCAATCCGCCTCCCGCCGGGGTGCGGGCACGCGCAGCATCAAGGTGGCTCGTTTCTCCGGTAGCTCCAGGCTGGCCGCCGCGGTGAACCCGGCGGCGGTGAACGCGCGGATCGAGGCGAGGTTGCGCTCGTCCGGCTCGGCGACGATGCGGCGCGGGGAGCGCGACTGCACGGCGTCCGCGAGCACCCGCAGCATCAGGCTGCCGAGGCCCAGGCCGCGGCAGTCGCCCTCACCGATCAGCAGGTGCACGCCGAGGTCGTCCGGCCGGGCCGGGTAGTGCTCGGAGAGCGGGTCCTCGGCGGCGCGGTAGAGCTCCCAGTAGCCGATCGGGCGGCCGGACAGCCGCGCCAGCATCGGCTCGGTGTGCGGGAGCCCGATCTGCCGGCGCACGTACTCCTCGGTGCGCTCGGGCGGCCCGGCCAGCTCCCAGTAGCGGTCCACCTCCGGGTCGTTCATCCACCGGTGGATCATCGGCAGGTCCCGCTCCGGCTTGACCGGGCTCAGGGTGAACCGGCCGGCCGGGGTGGACAGGTCGTACCACTGGACCGTCGGCGGGGGTGTCGCGGGCGGGGTGGAGGCGGAGGTCATGCGGCCACCCCGCCGGCGCAGGGGTTGGGGATCTCCACGTACACCGACTGGGTGGCCAGCTCGCCGACGAGCTCGTCCAGGCCGGCCGCGCGGGTGAGCAGGTTGCCCTTGCAGCGCAGGGTCGCGGCCGAGGTGATCAGGTCGGTCGGGCGGTGGCCGCGCAGCACGGCGAGCTGCTCGCGGGCGAGGCCGAACAGGTCGCGTTCGGCCGCCAGCCCGGCGCAGCCGAGGGCGCCGACCAGGCCGATCAGGTTGTTGATGCCGACGTAGTAGATCAGCCGCTCGGTGACCACGTCGTCGGCCACGACGGTGGAGCTGGCCCGGCCGAGCTCGGGCTCGCCGGCCAGCTGCGCCAGTTCGGCGATGCGCGAGGCGCGGTAGTAGAACCCTTGGTTGTCCCGGTACCAGCCGGCGCCGGGGAAGCCGTGCTCGTCCAGCTGGATCAGCGTGTTCTGCTGGTGGCCCTCGAGGGTGACGCCGAGTTCGGCGTCCAGCCACAGCATCGGCAGGATCAGCCGTTTGACATAGCGGACGAACCACTCCTCGGCCACCGCGCGCACCGGCCGGTCGGAGCCGGCGGCCAGCGCGCGCAGGTGCGCGGCCAGCTCGTGCGCGGAGCCGTCCGGGGCGATCTCGCCGCGGCCTAGGTCGGTCAGCGCGGCGACGCAGTACACATAGTCGGTCGGCCGGAAAGGCGAGTGGCGGAAGGAGACGTCGAGGCCGCAGATCCCGTCCACGGCCAGGTACGCGGCGTCGGTGAGCATCCGGAAGTCGGGGTGCGCGGCGAGCAGCCGGCTGCCGGCCGAGCCGGCGAACAGGCGGTGCGCCTCGACCCCGCGCACGAGCTCCTTGCGCAGGTTCTCCCGCTTGGAGTTGGTGATGTTCAGGCCCAGCGAGAGCTTGAGCATCACCGGCGCGTCCGGGCGGTAGACCGTGCGCAGCGAGGAGGTGGGGAACCAGCGGGCGCCGGAGCGGCCGCGGTGGCGCAGCCGGCCGTCGGCGAGCAGGTCGCGCACGGCCGGACGGCGCATCAGATCGGCGGCCTGCCAGGGGTGCGCGGGCACGAGCACGCCGTCGTCCGGCAGGGTGCCGCTCAGGAACGCGGACAGGTCCGGCGCGGTCGGGCCGAGCTCGCTCTCCTGCGCGATCAGCTCCCGGTCCACGCTGAACCAGTCGAGCTGGAAGGCGCCGCGCAGCTCGGGGCAGTAGGACGGCTCGGTCAGCCCGTCCCGGCTCTTGGGCGTGGGGTGCAGCGGGTGGCCGGCCAGCAGCGCCTGCTCGGCGGCCAGGAACGGGGTGGTCGGGGCGGCGCCGGGGGCCGCTTCGGCCGGGCCGGGGCGGGCGGCCCGCTCGATCAGGTGCGCCGCGATCCGCTCGGCCGACTCGTCGGCCCGCTCAGCCAGCTGCTCGGCCGCGGCCGCGTGCACCGGGCCCGCCTCGGCCAGGTGCCGGGCCAGCTCGCCCGGGCCGAGTTCGCCGTCCCCGGTCCGGGCCGGGCCGAAGCGGTGCCAGCCGGCCGCGGACCAGTAGCGCACCGGGACGCTCACCCTGACCCGGCCGAAGGTGAGCACCAGCTCGTCGCCGGCCGGGCGGCGCACCCGCTTCTCCCGGATCCAGCAGCGCAGCAGCGTCTCGACGGCCAGCCGGGCGGCCGCCGCGGTCAGCTCCGCGTCGCCCGGCCGGCTCGGCGGGGCGGAGGGGTCTGGCACGGTCTGCGGCTGCGCCACTGGGCTCACGGGCTTTCCTCGGGCGGGAAGGGGTGACGGGGACGGGAGCGGCGGTGTGCGGTGTCAGGTCCCGGGGTGGTCGCGGTCCGCGGCGCTCTGCGCGATCAGGTCGAGCAGGGCGTCGAGTTCGGCCGAGGTGGTCTGCGGGCGCAGCAGGGTCAGTTTGAGCCGCAGCGAGCCCGGGCCGGCCGCGGGCTCGGGCAGCCGGGTGCGGCCGATCACGGCCTTGCCGGCGGCGAGCAGGTCGCGGCGCACCGCGGCGTTGACCCGGTCGGGGTCGCCGCGCCGGGCCCGGTAGCGGAAGAGCACCGTGGTCAGCGCGGGCGGCAGGGCGAGCTCGAACCGGGGGTCGGCTTCGAAGTGGGCTGCGACGTAGGCGGCCTGGCCGAAGCAGCTCTCGATCATCCGGGTGTAGCCGGACC
This genomic window from Actinospica robiniae DSM 44927 contains:
- a CDS encoding lysine N(6)-hydroxylase/L-ornithine N(5)-oxygenase family protein, whose protein sequence is MSAELYDLVGVGLGPFNLSLAALAEPVPGLGCLFLDENPGFSWHPGMMVDGATLQVPFLADLVSLVDPTSRHGYLAWLREHERLFGFYFGESWHVPRIEYEAYCRDVAAGLGSCRFGCRVTAVRQARLADGRDGFVVCFDAADGTPRTVLAANVVLGLGTEPVVPAALRELCADGGALIAHSAHYLHRADWIRAADDVTVLGSGQSGAEIVLDLLRDWHRPGRRLRWLTRSGAFEPMEYSKIGLEHFTPEHTDYFHALAEPTRDQLLAGQGRLYKAVSAETLAEIRAELDRRTHPHGLDATGVTLLPGVEAVGGRVHEGEDDPAGLEIDLVHTRSRGSCTVTTERLVLATGYAPRQPTLLAPMEALVLRDSRGRPVIGRDHRVALTGTDAGLYVQNAELHTHGVGTPDLGLGAFRAAVILNAVAGREVYRLPRRTAHTSFTPAAAAAADPGIRPTPAAPGRPRHAQRPAADRPAAPQPSQPQIPSQPEDRRERRTRSTAHPLSGAVDVAGALRPAALRRGRQRAAGDGTDGGAGEPGARGADGLEPGAGDPGAPLGPADPADLADSGAAPAGVDDAAPASPDRG
- a CDS encoding IucA/IucC family protein, with the protein product MSPVAQPQTVPDPSAPPSRPGDAELTAAAARLAVETLLRCWIREKRVRRPAGDELVLTFGRVRVSVPVRYWSAAGWHRFGPARTGDGELGPGELARHLAEAGPVHAAAAEQLAERADESAERIAAHLIERAARPGPAEAAPGAAPTTPFLAAEQALLAGHPLHPTPKSRDGLTEPSYCPELRGAFQLDWFSVDRELIAQESELGPTAPDLSAFLSGTLPDDGVLVPAHPWQAADLMRRPAVRDLLADGRLRHRGRSGARWFPTSSLRTVYRPDAPVMLKLSLGLNITNSKRENLRKELVRGVEAHRLFAGSAGSRLLAAHPDFRMLTDAAYLAVDGICGLDVSFRHSPFRPTDYVYCVAALTDLGRGEIAPDGSAHELAAHLRALAAGSDRPVRAVAEEWFVRYVKRLILPMLWLDAELGVTLEGHQQNTLIQLDEHGFPGAGWYRDNQGFYYRASRIAELAQLAGEPELGRASSTVVADDVVTERLIYYVGINNLIGLVGALGCAGLAAERDLFGLAREQLAVLRGHRPTDLITSAATLRCKGNLLTRAAGLDELVGELATQSVYVEIPNPCAGGVAA
- a CDS encoding GNAT family N-acetyltransferase; amino-acid sequence: MTSASTPPATPPPTVQWYDLSTPAGRFTLSPVKPERDLPMIHRWMNDPEVDRYWELAGPPERTEEYVRRQIGLPHTEPMLARLSGRPIGYWELYRAAEDPLSEHYPARPDDLGVHLLIGEGDCRGLGLGSLMLRVLADAVQSRSPRRIVAEPDERNLASIRAFTAAGFTAAASLELPEKRATLMLRVPAPRREAD